From the Telopea speciosissima isolate NSW1024214 ecotype Mountain lineage chromosome 9, Tspe_v1, whole genome shotgun sequence genome, the window GATTGGTCTAGTTTGGGTcagatccaatttttttttaatggtgcAAGGTCAGGCCCAACTTCGGTCCTTTTATTTCGTGTCTGTATTAGTATTACATTTTTCATGTGTCTAGTGTAATACTATTCGGTCCCAAAAATTATCTGTTTTTTGCTTTTGCTCCAGGGTAAATCAGGCTTAACTTTATGTGAGGCCTTGTTTTTGTTTGCTTTTACTAGTTCTTCAATGGAGGATAAAATTTGCCAAATCTTTCCTACTTATGTGCCAAGTTTTGAGCCAAATCCGTCTTTACCTAATGTCAAGATAAAGCGAAGAAAAAAGGtgataaaacagaaaatttggGACAATTCTAGACCATTAAAAGTTAAAGGGAAAATGTACAATACAAGGTGGTCCATATGATTGAATTAGGAgccaaaatttgacatgtaacgAAGTCATGCTGTTCTCTTCCCTTTCAACAGTTTCGAATTGACAAGTTGGCATCCCACATGGAGTGCAGGAATTGCACTCCCCCTCCACTATGCTGGACTTGCTTCCATTTAATCCATTTAGTATCTActtccctttattttctttagttggAAAGTTGATTGGTGGGATAGGTGTGAGACCCTCTGTCACATGGAGCACCCCAAGTCTGTCAGTTGGCAATGGATTGTAACTTGGTGACGGGCTAAATGATGGTGGAATTGGTGTCAAATAGATTTTCCCATTTCAAAGATACCCCTGTTGACTAAAGTAGTGGATATTAAATGAGATTAAAGCTTAGCAATCAATCTCCTATCCAGTTACCTTTTATAGTTTAGATTCTCTTCTTAGATAGTATGGTCCACTATTCCATTATGCTCTTGTTTGGGCTCCACCCAAGTCTGCAACTTGGCTGATGGTCTTATTGGGCCTTTTCTACAGAATTTTAGCATCTTAGCTAAATAGAGAACTTGAGAGAACACCTGGTTCAAGATAAGCTTCAATGTGTGGAATCAAGATTGCTGTTCTAGGAGTTATAGTTCTGTCACTTCCCGTGCATTCTACATTTCATTTCATTGCATTGTTCTTTTTTatgttgaaaattatttggctcATTGGTTTTGGTGACATTAGAAAACAATTACTGCTTGAAAGAGTTCAATATATGTGATATGGATGTATTCGGCGCAAACTATGCCAATTTACGGATGGGCTACTAGTCGGCAGTTGAAATTGTAATTTGAGTTATTTAAATTTCTAAATTTAGAATCTTATTAGatttgggttttatttggttAGAAATTATTTTTAGAAGTTGCTTTGTCTAGAATCATTGCAACTAAGAGATTGATTGTCTTTAGTTGGAAAGTTGATCTAATATTTTAAAACATTCATTTTGTGAAGAGGGTCACAGTGCATGTTGTTTTTTTCTCATTTGGTTTGGACGTTAACAGTGGATTGGAGGTTTCAATTTGGAAGATAATTGTTGTAGAAGAGTATGAAGTttgaatatattttctttgctttaaCTTTTGAGAACCTTTGTGAGTGTTGATAAAGATAGAATAACTTTGTGAAATGTAGGCTTTGACTGTGATCGAGGTAAGTTTCTTCATTATGTTGTAGTTGCAAACCATTATATATGATTGAACTTTCCAGTGTGTCCTATAAGAAAAAGGATTTGCGGACTTTTGCTTTTAGTATTAATTTGGCCTTAGAGTCTCTAAATGGTGGAAACATGACTCAACCACAAATGGATGGGGATAGTGATGTGATCCTGGGTTCTAAAACCCTTAAATTGGTTCATTTATGGGCCCACTCAGACAATCAAACCCACTTACAAGAGAACGGTGGCAATTCTGCACCTTATGTAAACAAGGGCAGGGGTCAAATTGTGAGAGAAATTATAAGTGAAGGGCTTTTCTGGGAACTAAAATAAAGGTGGGGAATCAAATAAACAAACATGGAAAGATGGGGCTTTTCTGTAAAAGAGATAAAAGGGCCTtttaataataagaaggaaGCGTCTTCTTCCTCATGATTTAAATAGACCAGCGGTAACCCAAAGCTTGTTTCAGGTAACGTAATCACTCAAATCCAAGCTATTCAAACTAAAATTGTAGGAGTAGAATCTTAACCATCAGCCCTCATGAATCCAACCCACAACCATCCGCATCAGCAAACAgaattgattttaaaaaaatgaaatcagGGAAGGCGGTAGAACATGGTAAGTGGAGTTTCAGGTCTTAACCTCTCATTACAGGAGATGTTGTTGGGAATGAAATTCTAGGTATTAGGTTGCCTAGGGCAGAGAGGCTAACACCCAAAATCCCAACAAGAAAGGGGAAGCAACAAGGAAGATCTGTTTGAATTTGTGGACTGTTAGCATCGTTATTTGCAGGGATAGAAACAGTAAAGCAGAACAGTAgggaagaaaatattaaaaggatggatgaagtggataGAACCTGAAATaagaagagaacaagaacaGCAGAGGGAGGAAGAAGCTGCAGCAGTCAAACCACCTTAGGCTCTCACAAACCCAAGGTCAGTTTGAAAATTCATTCCAATCTAAAAAATCTGAATAATACGATGGTTCCAGAGATTATATAGACACTCAAAACAATCCTATTCCTATCCTGAAACTAAACTAAAGATGGAGTTCAAACAAACCCTAATTCATACGTAAGCTCAAAGAGACTCTGAGTCCTACTTTGGACTCCTACTCTGTGTGCTATTTATGACTCTAAgataaagagaaataataaaaataaaaaagcaaattaCATAAATCTCCAATTAATGCTAATTAACCCAACATCTAACTGCATCTGATAGACtctaattgtaattattttcTTAAGGAAAATTCTAATTTTGTAATCAAATTTTCTATATAGGGTAGATATTATTCAAAAGAAAATTCTCGATTCAACTATTTTGTAAAAAAATGAGCTGCACTAGATTTAATTTTGCTTTTTGTTGATATCCTTCCAACACTTTCCATCTCTTTAAATTGTAGGTGGCTTAAATGGAGTTTATGCTCTGTATATCCTGGGAGGGAAGTAAAGTCTCAATATTTTCCTTAAATATGGAGATATGATATAAAAACTAATCTTTCAACACCTTATTGGGAATTCATGTTTGTTGTTGCAAGggtattttatttctatttatgaTTTCTGAGTTCAGGATCAAGGGTAGCTACTAATCAGGTTTAGCGCTTAGGAATGGCCAACCTTTGGCTTAATGCAGTGCACCTTGTACAATTTACGTGTTGTTGGAGCCAGTTTCCAGGATTTAGTGTTCCTAATCACTTTGTTCACAGTTAGCTCTGGATTGTCGTCCCTTTCCCTTCCCAAAATAATGGGATGATTGATATTACAGATAATCTATCTGGGTTGCTGGTATTTACCACATTGGAGTTTCTGTTGCTCATAATCTCcttattctgaattttttttttgtctttgaaTTGTAGCTGTCTACCAGCAGTTGCAGGAGTATGAGCAGAAGATCTATGGACAGATTGAAAACAATCCAGCCTTACCAGTCTTCCAATTTTCAGAGACACACCCTTTTGTCTTCAATTTCCCTAAAGCTAATGATCCAGTTCCACTCCCTGTTTTCAATATGCCTGCTGCAACCTCCCTTTTTAACCGTCCTACTGTGAACTTTCCTCATGAGTTTACTTTTGGAGCTGGTCAGACTGAGAAGAAGATGCTTGATGTTTGTCTCACCCCTCCAAATGGGAATGATACATTTATGGATGGCTCATGATTTCAACTGGAGCTTCTGCATCAATGAATTTTAGTCTGAAGTCGGAACCCTGTTGGAACAAGTTTATATCCAGATTTTAGGATatgaagaggagaaaaggaaaaaaggctCCTTATGTTGTCAGAATTGAATCCTCCACACTATGCAAGGTCTTTTGGAGTCAATGTTCTGGAAGTGCGATATCTCATTCACTAATTCCTTTGTTTATATGAGATGACACTGAATGGGTTTTAAACTTTGGTACTTTCTATAGAGAAGAGATTGcataaaaaaattgttttaaaaaaaaaatgtttgtaaATATATAATTTGTGCCAAGCTTGTCCTTCTACCCTCAACCGTATCAGGACTTGAGCAGAACTTCTCATTAGGTGTTTTGTTCGTCTCCATGATGTGAATGCTTTCTATAATTTCTGCAGCTTAGTTTAATAGTGTAAATATTCTTTCTTATCACTACTGCGTGTCACGTATCATTTCTCACAGAATGATCTTAACCCCTTCCCcacatcaaaaaataaaatgagttAAGCATCCATTACAGTTGGTGATCTACTTACTACTCAGTCATGGTAAAACCATTTAATGTTTTTCTATAAGGTGTTCATCTCTACCTGTAATCTTGGTGCACAGTTTATGCTCTTCGCTGTTAGTTATCCCATCCACTCTTTGTTAGTTTTCTTTAGTGGCAACAGCTtttgttgtatacttgtataGTTGTATTGCAGTATTTATGGCGACCCTGCAAAGTTCTGTTTAATAAACTGAGACTCATGGGAGATTGAATTGTATCATTTGTCTACCTTGTATTTGGagtccccccccctcctccccctcccttttctttttacaAGGAAAAAGAGTTGGAACATTTTCCCACATGTTCAAAGTATATTTTTCTCAAATAAAGTATGAAGATTTGTCATTCTAAAAGTTAGATAAGCAAGATTCTTTAGATaagtcatatgtcaaatttggtgGTTTATTTGACTCGCCATGTAAGGTGTTTATTTTCTGGGTGGTGGTGTTTATATTCCTAATTGTTCAAACAAATATACAAGGAATTGACTATTTTAGCCAATATTGCAACAACTCAAGGCCATGTGGAGGTATCAGATTGGTATGAAATTTAACACCTGACTAGGTGATGATGTGGCATAATTTACAACTAAAGTGGGCATCTGAGAAAGGGTTCCCCATGGCCAACAATGGGTTAAGAGTGGCAAGTGATTCAATCACAGGGCCATAAATCAAGAAAAAGTGAGATATGGGGCTCGTTTGAAGAGCTGtaacttctttttcatttctatGACAGTCGTAATGCGTATCCTTGAAGGTACTTTCTGGTTATAAGAATTTTGTTATCATCAACACCATACTACCATTTGGACAACAATCCTACTCcttcatacacacacacacacacacacacacaaagcaacattttttcacaaaaaaaattacatctgTATCGTATTGGCTGATCTGTATCGGTTAGTTTTCAGTATCCATAACAGTTGATATCAATACAAATTATCCGATTTGGctgatctgataccaatttCTAAAACCGGTTCTCACTAGAATGTTGATTGATCTCATTGCAGGTACAATATAAGTGGTCCAAATGCTATTCTAACCGACAAGTAGTATTCCTCATTGCAGGTGGCAATATAAGTGACTCGTGTCTAGACCCTAGTTAGCAAAAATGCtaccattttttttgggtacaaaaAATGCtattattttaaatatatatttcattGACTCGCTTAAGTGActatatttctctctctcctgaaCTTAGCTTGACTTGATTCTTTTGTcaacgtaaagatgactcgaagggctacatttctCATAATATCATCTTCTACTCAAAGTCAATGTACGGATCTTGAAATTGAGCTACAAACTGATGCATCTAttgaaaagaatttttaaagTGATGACTTCCAACTCCAATTGAAAATGCATCACTCCATGAGTGTtgactgtgttgacaacaataaGCGACGCCATAGACATGCTACATTGCTCAACAAGACTTTGGACATTATGGTCTATAAATTGGGAATTGATATATTTTGGATGACATCAAAATTAATGTCTTGGAACTTAGAATGGGTTGTGGAATTGTTTTGAACATCAGTATTCATATagaaattcctcaatttatatgagaatagtgccgtttttttttatttattaatggaAATTTACATGTATTAAACCTGTAACTCCTgttttctcatttatttttttaccattttatttggctgttcatttgcaattttttacccTTCAAAGCTTGTACCTTCCATTTTTCATACTTTTGATAACTATGGTTAGACACAAAGGGAgagtgaaatgactgccctacccccatgaaaggctAAAATATcacccttgttgatgcttccatATGCATTCCCATTTACCCATGCGCACAGGGCAATACCCCACAGAAAACATTTCCCCAAATCAAATTTAACTAAACAACCAGCTGACCCAGCAAATAAAAACtcctaaaataaaacaaaactctctttctctttgtgtTCATAATCCAGGTATCAGACATGGTCGTTACTGATCTGATACTGATCTGGATCGGtaaatatattaataaaatattaaaaattgatACGGATTggtcaaaaattcaaaaaggtcaaaatctcaaaaaaattggtaaaaaaacccaaaaaatgacaaatattgGATCGGATTAGCCAATCCAACCGAGTTGATCGATCCAAGAATACCTTGCCAGATCGGTCTAACTTGGGATCAACCTCAaccaataccgatccgatcctaGATTACGAAGAGTTTCCTTTTTCTGAGTTCTCTTCTGCCGTTTGGTTAGTGTCAAGTGGGGTTTAAGATTAAAGTTTCCCACTTAAGATTTCGTGATCCCCAAGATTTCGGAGAAAGAAAAGCTTTCAGACAGCATCTAGAAATTCAAGTTTTGACGTAATTAGGCTTTTTTGTTTAATGGGCAGTTTAGCATTTATATCTCAGAGAGAATCCATATATCAtttaaaattatggttgttaATTGGGGTGTGAGGACCACTTGATTCTATTAATTTGCCACATCACCGATTAATCATCTGCATCTGCTAACGTGGCAGTCCCCCAGAtatatgttttaatttcatcaatcctacttgtattaggaattcgtttttttttctttttaacgtTCTAGTGTAGAGGTTTGTGACTCTGATTTAGTAACTTTCCTATTCCAAATTGGTTTCTAAGTATATTGTTTCTATAAATTACAATTATCTTCTTCAATGCCCTTAAGAGGCCACAAATTTCAGTACTGAAGCAAATAAATATCTGAACTGTTTCTCTCTTTATGTGCGGTTGGTTTCCTGTTCCTCACTTTCGTTCTTGTTTACAATCTCTGCAAACAAACTAGTTTCTGTATTGAACGATTCCTCTGTTCTTTCAATTTGTTAATCCTTGTTTGAACAGCTTAAATTAAAGTTTTACATCACCAAGTTCCTGATTTTCAACACAGAATTCATGGGATCTTGCAGTAAGATTATTACTCAGTCAACAATCTATGGTACAAAGAGAAGAAGGTTATTATTGTTAGAAGATTCCAGCGATTGCATGGTTGGATTTCCAAGTGATATAATGGAATTGATCTTATACAAGTTAGATATGGTGAGCTTTCAttgttttggttcagtttgcAAGTCATGGAGATCAATTGCCATTGCTGCCAAGAAAAGACAACCTTCCTATCTCTATCCACAGCTCCCTTCTCTAAtgctttcctcctcctcctcttcatcaAGGAGGGCTcatcaacaacatcatcatcataggCTTTTTAGTCTCTCCcataagaaaattttgaaggtAAAGTTGCTTGAAACTTGTCGTGCTCGATGTTGTGGTTCTTCGTGGGGTTGGTTTATAATGGAAAGTAAGGAAGGAAATGTTTTCATTTTGAATCCTTTAAATGAGGGGAGGATTCAAATTCAACTTCCAAGCCGAGAGGCGGCGGACGGAGAATTTATTCGCAAGGCTATATTATTATCACCTCCTACTACAACCAGTGATTGTGTGGTGGTAGTGATTAATAGCAATGACTCATTATCCTTTTCTAGATTGGGAGATGAAGTATGGACTGacatatatgaatgttatggtTGGATTGATAGAAATGATTATGAAGACATTATTTTCTATGATGGCAAAGTGTATGCCATTACTCACTATCTCCAACTTGTACATGTGGAGTTAAGTCCCTGTTCTCCAAAACACAAAAGTTGCGACATTGAGTTTTCCGGTAGTGAAGGATTTGAGGAAAAGACTGTTTATTTGGTGGAATGTATGGGAGAGTTGTTGATGGTGATAAGACTTTGGGCTCGTAATGGCTTAGAAGATTACCCTAAGTTGAGAACTAAACTGTTTAAGATATTCCAGTTAGATACAGAGGGTGAGTGTTGGACTTCGGTGGAAAACTTGGGTCATCAAATGTTATTTGTGGGTTCAAGCAATGCCATCTATCTCTCTGAGCTTGATTATCCCGGCTTCAAAGGAAACTGCATATATTTCACAGAGATTGTGTCAGATGAAGATTGCAGTGACAAAGGTGTGTTCCACTTGGAGGACAAGAGCTTCAAACCTTTTATCTTTGATAATGCTTTTCCCCCTGGTTTTGTTTCCTCTTGTTCCACACCAATTTTATGGTGAAAGGAGTTTACCACTTTGATGTACTTTTCAACCCTATTTTTTGTTAAatgattttcagttttaatgTTATCAAATGTAGTACTCTTATCTATTGCTATATATAAGGTTGTTAATGCTTATCTTCTTTTATGCCCATCAGTCACTTTatccaaacaaataaataaataaaaaagccCACCTCCTAACTATAGACGAAGGTCCAACCCATTAATTCCCATTTCCATGGGCTTATGCCAATTTTAAGGAAACATTCTATGGTGGAGAGCAGTACAGGTTTTATAACACTACTACAAAGCTACAAATATAAACTTCACTCTTCTgattaccacaaaaaaaaaaaaaaaaaaacttcactcttcTTATCTGTTACTCAATATTGGTGGTATTTGGATCGATCAGCAGAAATAAGTAAAGTGGTAATGGAACTaatccatttttctttgttaggatgatttttttatacatttgaaaaaaaaaaaaaaaaggaatttaagCAGTTATGCTTTGAATTACTTAGGGTTGCATTTAAGCTCAAAATCTAATTTCTTGACTAATTTTCTAGGGGTAATGAAATCATGACCcaagaaaaattatgaaatAGAGTGGACCTCTTTCTCATCTCCATTCCTAATCTTAGCTAGCTCAAATGATAAAGAAcaacttaataaaataaagggtaaattacacctcACCTCCTAGTttttaaacgaaactcaaatcaccccctagtttttgaaaatactcaaatcaccctctgtattagaccccaatatgacaaattagtccttaccgttagttttatattgttaagtgatgatgtcagcaagTTAAATAAATGtaaatccttaaactacccATGATAgtcaaacatagattttgaagggtagtattgtaaatttaattctaatgttttagtacaagggtaaaatagtcctttcgcaccaataactaacagcagactaacaccgtcactgcagagggggacggatgagtatcTTCAAAAATCAagaggtgacgtgtaatttaccctaaaataaaaCTACGAGAAATCAGCCATTTGGACCATTTATTCATCATTGTTGctgtatttttataattatagaCACGGTGGGATCGATCGGATTGGCCCAAAAGACCCAATCCACTTGACTCTAGATCAGCTGATCTAGCCAATCCGATtctgattcttaaaacccttACTCAAGCAATCAAACCAGGTGCAAGCAACCCAAAGGCTTCAGATAGTTTTGTGCCCAAATTCTATGGACATGCCAGCATCATTACCTAGTCATGTATGTATTGAATTCTAACCCAATCAAATTtagagttcggttcctctgcatgtaccaacaggtgaatgtACATGTGTCAGCCATCCAcatgtcctatttttgccatttaggagaggagaggtttttatggaaacaaaattaaaatgtgattggctctaagatgtacattcacctgttggtacgtacAGATGATCCATTCCCCTATTTTCATACCAAGTGTTCTGAAAGTTAGTTGAGAAAGTGGCATTGTTTGAATAATATAGAGACCACTGGAAATATAAGGGAAATCCCAATGCATATTGGGCCACTCTAGATATGTGCCTCCAAACTTTAATTTCACCCTATTTAGAGCATTCCCTGTTTAGTCAATATAATAGTGTCACAACATGTTGTACACATGGCAAAAAAATAGAGGGTTTGGGGCAAGAATTCCAACACTGGGTGTGAATcatttttctaaaaattttataggttaccatgaaagaagaaaaaaaaccaatacaATGTGGGCCATACATTTTCAGCAAAAGACCTAGAGATGATTAAGGCTATGCAGAAATAACCCAAATCAACTCCCCCGTACATGGACTGTAACAATTTTTAAATACGGTTTCATGACAACATCAAGAGACATTTGTAGAAGCAAAAGAACATATATCATCACCAAACTATATGTGAAAAATAAGAACCCATCCAGAAGGTACCCTAATTTATTGTTTGC encodes:
- the LOC122640237 gene encoding putative F-box protein At5g55150 is translated as MGSCSKIITQSTIYGTKRRRLLLLEDSSDCMVGFPSDIMELILYKLDMVSFHCFGSVCKSWRSIAIAAKKRQPSYLYPQLPSLMLSSSSSSSRRAHQQHHHHRLFSLSHKKILKVKLLETCRARCCGSSWGWFIMESKEGNVFILNPLNEGRIQIQLPSREAADGEFIRKAILLSPPTTTSDCVVVVINSNDSLSFSRLGDEVWTDIYECYGWIDRNDYEDIIFYDGKVYAITHYLQLVHVELSPCSPKHKSCDIEFSGSEGFEEKTVYLVECMGELLMVIRLWARNGLEDYPKLRTKLFKIFQLDTEGECWTSVENLGHQMLFVGSSNAIYLSELDYPGFKGNCIYFTEIVSDEDCSDKGVFHLEDKSFKPFIFDNAFPPGFVSSCSTPILW